A window of Candidatus Gastranaerophilales bacterium contains these coding sequences:
- a CDS encoding anaerobic ribonucleoside-triphosphate reductase activating protein yields the protein MSIKIGGIQKTSFIDYPNKIAATIFTLGCNFACGYCHNPELVKNGDGILYKENEILEFLTKRKGKLDAVVISGGEPTIQKDLPTFIKRIKEFGFLIKLDTNGTNPTMLQQLIKEKLIDYVAMDIKAPLDKYNEISKSSISTNLIKSSIDILLKKDVEYEFRTTATQEQLSNNDFEKIGLLLKGAEKYYIQKFVASKTLDSSFMNYKPHSDSDLQNFKMLLEKNIKKVEIR from the coding sequence ATGTCTATCAAAATAGGTGGCATTCAAAAAACATCTTTTATTGATTATCCTAATAAGATTGCAGCTACAATTTTTACATTGGGCTGCAATTTTGCTTGCGGATATTGTCATAATCCTGAGCTTGTCAAAAACGGCGACGGAATTTTGTATAAGGAAAATGAAATTCTCGAATTTTTAACAAAGAGAAAAGGGAAACTCGATGCTGTCGTAATAAGTGGTGGCGAGCCAACTATACAAAAAGATTTGCCAACTTTTATAAAAAGAATAAAAGAATTTGGATTTCTAATAAAACTCGACACAAACGGAACAAATCCAACAATGTTGCAACAACTTATCAAAGAAAAACTGATTGATTATGTTGCAATGGATATAAAAGCCCCGTTGGATAAATATAACGAAATATCAAAATCTTCTATCAGCACAAATTTGATAAAATCAAGCATTGATATATTATTAAAAAAAGATGTTGAATACGAATTCAGGACTACAGCCACGCAAGAGCAACTATCGAATAATGACTTTGAAAAAATTGGGCTTTTATTAAAAGGTGCAGAAAAATATTATATCCAAAAATTTGTTGCGTCAAAAACACTCGACTCATCATTTATGAATTACAAGCCTCATAGTGATTCGGATTTGCAAAATTTTAAAATGCTATTAGAAAAAAACATTAAAAAAGTTGAGATTCGATAA